The Microtus pennsylvanicus isolate mMicPen1 chromosome 5, mMicPen1.hap1, whole genome shotgun sequence DNA segment TTCAACTTACCAACTAAAAAGTGAAGACAAACCACAGTAGAAGACAAGATCCAATTATGTGTTGTCTTAAATACATTTCACTGTCAAAGATATTAAAAAACTAGGAATATGGAGAGAAGTATACAAAGCAAACAGAAGCCATAAACAATATAACAATTCTCATATCTGATAAAGTAGATTTTGAACTAAAACTAattagaagagagaatatcaatatacattttaaagaaaggaacAAGTTACCAAGAAGATACAAGAATGTGTATTTATGTACCAAATATTGGAGCTCCTagtttcataaaacaaacactaaaagGCATGAAAAATCAGACATGACCAGATACAATACACTATTCTCATCTTTGGATAGATCTTCTAAACTAAAATCTGGCAAAGATTTAAACTAGACCACAAACCAACTGGATTTAACAGATTTACAGAGTATTTCATAGATAGGACCTGTATGTTTTCATTAGTAAcaaaagattctttaaaatcaATCATGACTTCTATATAGCCAGCCTTAACAAATgcaaagcaattaaaaataattccttgTTATCTTAACATATAATGATAGAATAAAACTAGGTATTAACGGCAAGAGAAAGAAACTACAGAATACTTGAACATCAAATATGCTTTTGTATGAACAGTGAAGGAGATTTTTTAATTCTTAGACTCGAATACAAATGATAGCACAATCAACCAGAACCTCCGCAAGGTAAGTCTAGTATCTGATAAATGCTTTCAGGCAAAGTTACATGATTCAAAACCATAATAGATCAGATCAGTACAACAACAGTAAACTggccaagaaagaaatgaaaaatatctaTTCATAGTAGCttcacaaaaataataatatccataaataaatctaatgaaGGGGTTAAAGATCTCTGCAATAAAATCCTTAAGATACTAAAAATGGGAATTGAAGATGACACGGGATGACGGAGATATCTCCTGTACTTCTAGTTCAACAGCATATTGTGAAGGTGGCTACAGTGCCTAAAGTAATCGCTGGATCAATGCAATTACCATCAAAATCTCAgaaacattcctcacagaactggGAAGAAACATTCATAAGGAAACACAAAGTTAAAAGAACActgttggccgggcggtggtggcacacacctggggaggcagaggcaggtggatctctgtgagttggaggccaacctggtctacagagcaagttccaggacaactagggcaacagagaaaccatgtctcaaacaaaaacaaacaatgaacaaAAAGAACACTGTTGGATAGCACAGTGCCTAATCTCAAAGCATATTAGAGAACAATGGTGACAAACCAGCATGGCATTGACACAAACCAGACACGCACACCAAGGAACAGATTGACAGAACCCAGAAATCAATCCACACGGGTGTAAGCACTGTTTTCAACAAGGGAGCAAAAACatacactggggggggggggagggacacAGCTtttgtcaacaaatggtgctgagaaaactgggtatttgtatgcagaagaatgaaCTAGATCCATATAGCTCACTCTGCACAAGTCTccattccaaatggatcaaggattTGACCATAAACCCTTAATCACTACAATTGCTAGAGAAAACACATCAAGATTCAGGCATAGGCAAAAGGGTAGAGGTGCTACCGTGATAGGTaaggtggtgcacccctttaatcccagcactggagaggcagaggcaggcagatctctgagtttgaaactagcctgttctacatggtaagttccaggacagccaggactccatagtgagaccctgtctggtaAACAAACAACCATatgacctagcaataccactcctaggtatatacctaaaggactCAGAGTCAGTATATGAAAGATGCTTGCACGTCCATGCTTAAATCTGCACTGTTCACAGTGGCTAACCTAGCTGGTCATGGACAAGTGAACGGATAAATAAATGTGGTTCATATATACAACAGAATTTTATTCaactctaaagaaaaacaaaattatgacattttcaagaAAACGTATTAGACTATGAATTGTTATATTAAACAAAGTAACCAAGACTCAGAAATACAAACACTATGTTTCGTCTCGTACAGTGGATGTAGACTTTGACATTTACATATGTAAGTGTaactggggaagggaagagggggagagaaggctTAGGGAAGGGAAAGAGTAATGGAATATACTCAACTCAAAGGTAGAACTGGGAGCTACTAGAGAGAAGAAGAGGGTAGAGCAGGGAAGCAATGGGATGAGGGAGCAGCATGTGGGAGGAGgctcaacagaaacaaaatgtacATAAAGGAGCAATAATGGGACACACATTTCTCTGTTGGATGCTTACTtcatcttggttgtcaatttAACTGGGCCTGGATTCAACCAAGAAGCATACACCTGGCCACAACTGTGAAGGACTTTGTCAAGTGGGAAAATCTATTCGATGTGGTTTACACCTTCTGGTGGCAACCTAGATATAAAGAGGCCTAAGGGAAAAGGCTTAGCTTTGGCCATTTGCCTTCTGTCTGACAGTTCTTCTACCTTGTTAGTATGTTCATCTACACTGCTGCCACCGCCGCCGCCACTATATTCCTTTGCTGATGTCAGAACCCAACTTCTTCAAGCTTCCAATGGAGAGTAATTTGGACTGAAAACCAGTGGCTCTCTAGGAATCCTCCAGACTGGGACTGCTGAAGCATCCAGCTTTATGATCTCAGCATCTCTAGTGACGAAAGCCACTGCTGGACTGCTCTGACTGAACTATGTAAGTCAATCCAATGAATCCTCTTTAATATATATCCATTCTACTGGTTCTGTTTCCCTATAAAACCATGACTGTATGTGTATAATTtcctacttttaaaaaacaaaaatcttttttttttaaaacggCAGGAACTTCTGCTTCCTCCAGCTAAAGGCTTGAcaataaaatctcttttaaagtTGATCTCTACCCAGGGCCAGTGAGCAGGCCGGCAGGTGCAGGGTCCTTCAGCACCTGCTTGCTCGGTGAGCCATGGACCTCCCTTGGTGAACCATGGACCTCTCTTCTTTAACTTTAACTGTGCCAGGCTGTGAACCTCTGCAGTCTGGTGAAGCCCGTTTCCTTTACTCTTTGGCTGAAAGTTTTGCTAGGGTAGAGGCCACTGTACCTACTGTACGGGTGGGGCCGCTTTCTGTCCCTCCCTACTGGAATGCCTAGGTTTGATGTTAGGGTTCCATTTCCTTAACGAATCTGGTTTTGTCCACATCTAAAGGTAAATCTTCTAAATCTAAAGCCTTGCGGACCTATTCAAGCACCACTAGACGTAAATTCCTGTCAGATTTGGTAGTTCTCCCCAGTTACAAAGTAACTAACTGCAGACTATACTCTGAAAGCAGCAGGAAAAACAGTTTACAAATGCACAGGAAATAGATGTTTGCGTGAAGAAGAAGTTTTGTTCCAAGACATAATGCAGCCGAAAAGGAATAGAAATGTCCACTGAGCAGAATATTACATGGCACAATTGGGAAGAAATCTAGAGAAAGCTTTGGCTGGCACTTACCCATCAATGAGTGGGTAAGAATTCTACGCTGGAACCTCCAGATTTATATCATTAAAAGTATTTCACCCTGGGGCTGGgacgatggctcagcagggaaaggggcATGAATAAAACTCCAGGCCCTAAAAATGTGCCTCCTCCTATTGCAGTACAATGGCTTCTCTGAGAGGGGAAGTCAGCGGCTTTAAGTTGCTGCGACAAGCTGGCTTCTGGAAATGAGCATAGTAGTTATGGACCTGGACATGTATATTATGTCGCAAGAATGGATAATGTTCCATATTCCATTTAAATGCAGCTTAAGAATTTTCAACCATAATGACAAAACCCAAATAAGTAATTTCTAAATGTCAACGTGGACTGTGGCACTTACAGTAACATCACCTTTAAAATACGTATGACAAAAAGGAGCCACAAAATACCTAGATGCCTGGCACCACGAGACACTGTCAACTGCTCGTGAGTGTTCTCCTGTTTAGTTCACAAAGGCATAACCTAAAAGCATAACTTCAAGAACTAATAAGTGGTAAATTAGACACAGAAAGTATTTATTAAGCTAGCATGGTTTCTACGATGGCTCGTACATCTCAGTCACCAGTGATGCTTGTGTCAttgttaagttttaaaaatcaacataCGGGAGACATGCGACGGCCAGCTCTTCTTTTGTGCACCCTTTAAGACAGCATTTATCTGAGAAACCTCTGCGTTTCCTCTGGGGATGGATCCCCCAAAATAAACTGCTGAAGGCATcgattttgtttcttcttttctcctgaaGTTTCACACGCTCAACATTGGGATAGACATCGCGGGATGAAAacttttctgtcttctcaggAAGCAAGCTGGACTCTTCAAACTGATAGTCAGGCGGGACCCAGGGTTCCCAAGTGTTTATTGCTTTCTCCTGAGAGGCAGATATGGGGACTgttgagagagaagggaaaaaataattctatttattcAGATCTTCTATTAGATGTGACTTTAACATTAGAATACTAAAATCAGCTAATTATTAAAAAATCGTTTGAAATAAAAGTTGGGAGGTACGGTTGTCCAGAGCCAACACACTTTAACTAAAGCAGGAGAAGACTGAGCAACCTTCGACTATTCTGTGATATTTTTTATTACAATACCACTCAGATGATGTAGAGTTCAGCATTTCACAGCAGTGAACCCGTGGTTCCTGGCAGGTCTGCAAGCTTGTGCCACCATCAGCGCTATCTCATCCCAGAGCATTTCGTTCAACTCTCAAAaccaataacaaacaaacaaacaacaagccaGCAGCCCCCACCAACAGTCTCTCCCATGCGTTCTCCCTCTAGCGCGGGGCAAACCGTcgtctcttttcttttccatgtatTTTTCTATTCTGTACATTTCACACGGGTAGCTTCtgctgtgtggtcatttttgtctgtctttcaaTTATCACAATGTTCCCCATGTTTATCCAGGATGTCATATATGCTCCTCCTTTGTTCCTTTCATGGCGAGATAACGTCCCGTTGTGGGGCTTTCCCATATTACATCCCACTCATCCATCTATCGGGTCCTGGATATTCTGGTTGTCTTCAGGttttagctattatgaataacacTGCCATGGATATTCACGCCCACATTTTTACGTGTTCATGTTTTCAGTCCTTTTGGGGATAAACCTAGGAGAGGAACCATTAGGTCCTGTGGTGGTGCTATCAGCTCCATGGCATCCCCACAGCATTGTGGTATTTCTGAGCATCTTCTCATGGCCTTCTGTGTGTCGTCTTTGGAGAAATACCCATTAAATCTCACGTTCATTCTTATTTGTTCATTGGTTGCCTTTGTTAGTTCCCAGTcagactgcctttttttttttttcgagacagggtttctctgtagttttggagcctatctggcacttgctttgtagaccaggctggcctcgaacttacagagatccacctgcctctgcctcccgagtgctaggaggccaccaccgcccggcttagactGCCTTTTTATGTGTAGGTTATAACTAAGCAGTAGAAGCAAAATATAAGAATGTGAGAAGCCGAGATGTACAGATTTGTTATCATATTGTTCTTAACTCACTCGTCATTGGATCTGGATGATAGAAACTAAAATAACTCCTGAATATAATTATGCAGAGGCTTTGTGGATGTTCACAGTTCTTCCTAAGAGGACATTTTTTTCCCAAGGCCTTAACCTCAGATCCAGCTTCGTGAGCCATGCTATGCATTATGCAACTCCATTATAAGCTCAAAGAAAGAAacctaaggggctggagatatggctcagaggttaagagcattgcctgctcttctaaaacatcctgtgttcaattcccagcaaccacatgggaaTTGAACacatcacaaccatctgtaatgaggtctggtgccctcttctggctttcaggcatacacacagacagaatattgtatacataataaataaatatttttaaaaaagaaagaaacctaacGTGGTGGGTGATGATTCATGGCATATGGGAAAATTAATCGGCCCAGTCAGATtcctgcattttaaaattagatgtacgtaataagaaaaagaagagttaGTGCGATTCAAGACTGAAACGATTTTATGAGGCTTGTCATAGAATAAAGGACAtaatacaaatgaacaaaaaaaaagagagagagggacgaggaggaggaaaaaagggaaagggaggggataGAGGTGTAAGGAGCTGGGCCTTCTGAATTCATTGCTGGGTTttcatttcccctcttctttcaTTGTGAGGTTTTGCTGGGGACACTCTGTCCCTGGAACTAGGGGACTACCCCTTTCTGCTGCTATTGTGATTAATAAAACAGAATTCTAACTGCACTAAACAAGAAAACGAAGATCAAGGAACAGACTACagtgagaagagaaggaaaagtatGGAGAGAAGCAAGATTCTGGAGAAACGTTCATTAAACATGTGGAACCAAGATGAAATGGATTCCTTTGAAAAATTAAACCTACAGAGACATACAAAACCTAAGTCCTTTAACGACAAAGAAATCAAGAGCATAACTAGTGGCCCCTAGAAGATGCACACAAGTCGTCTTTGAGGTGGGGTCCACCTATTTCTAAAAAACAGTAATTTACCAAGAGTTCTATGTCATCTTAGGAAGCGCATTAATAATCGCTAATTCCAAACCAGGTAAGAAGACTgagggtttatttttgttttgttttgttgtttgtttgtttttttttgttttttttgttttttttaggttCTTATAAGTCATTTCTCTTACAGAGTTTAAAGAAACTATGAAATTAATTAAGTAAatctaaaatacattttacaaaCATAGGAGAAAAGCTTATATCAGAAAGGTAAGGGTAGGTCAAAGTCACAAAATGTGTCAATGCTAAATTCACAGTCAGCCAGCAGCTGTTGCAGTCAACAGAATTTTCAGCACTTTGAGCTCATTTCTTAACATCTGTCCCCATATAAtctcccttcccacctctctgCATAGATGAATTAGCCTCCAGGATTCGGCTCATCTGCTCTTGCCCACTCCGGTCCTTTCCTGTGTCCTTTATTGATTTCCACTCTACACGAATTGCTCTTTGCTTTTGCGTTCTTTCCACTATCAGCCATTCTGAATGAACCCTACTGACTTTCGCTGATTCTTTCGCTTCCTGTACAGGCCACCCAGACCTCCTTGCTGTTCGCAGTAGAATTAAGACAGAGCTGTCTTTCCCTGCTGTTTCCTCTAAACAAACACCCTCGCCCCTGGATCCATGTTCTCCTGTCACGACGCGATGCCTGGCGGTGGCTAATTTCCAATGAACAAAACTGAACTTAATTCATGATTTGTAGATGGCACAGTGCCCAAGGACCTTCCTGTAACTTCATCCCCTAGTGGAGGTGCAAGACAAGAGCATGGGAACAAGCGGCGACAGGAGGACGAAGTTGATTTCGCAACAGATCCACTCAGGATAATCCACGTCTGTGATGATGGCCCGAATCCACTTCTAAGGTATTGAGTCCCTTTCACTAGATTTCCCCTCCTAACACTGCGGCTGGGAGATTTAGCTTCTAACACATGgaatttgcacacacacattcaaatcaCTGCACCCTCTTTTGTCAAATGGTATCTTTTTAATAAGGCCTACTCGGGCCACATTATTTCTTCTAGATATTCATATTAgattgtatgtttttaaaattgtctttacATGTATTCTAGGCGCAGCTTTCTATCTCTTGCAGAAAGTAGAGTCTAAGAAATGCTCACTGACGAGCAAACGCACACCCTCCCTTCAGAGTTTTACCTGGGTTTGTGAATCTTCCCCAGGCTGAAGAAGGGATTTGGTCAGGGCTGAAGGTTTTGACTTCAGTCTGTAAGGAGTGGTGAGCGAGATGGGTCAGAGGAGTTTGGTCGTCCATCTCGAACTGGCTCCAGTCAGTTTGGCCACACAGTTTTATAATTTCTACCATTAGATGCCTGCCGCACAGCTTCCTAGGTTTGCTCTCTTGCTCCTGGGAGAAAGCAGACAGTACGAGTCCAAGCCACAACACATGCCCTGAACAGCACAACTGCTTCATCCCTGGGCTCCGCCGCTGTGCCAGGCCCTGCAACGGCCgtcgccccgccccgccccgcccctcgcCACGCCCCTCCCACGCAGCCCTGGCTTTCTTTTCCAGAACGCTGAGGTTAGGTGTGTGGTGTTCCAGGCGTGCTTGGACTTCCGGCTTGCAGGAAGTTGAAGAAAACAGGATCTTTTTCGcccagaaataagaaaggaatatCTCCATTCCCTGGCTTttactcattttccttttcttcctggccAAGAGACTGCCATTAAAATATGAGAACATAGACCCCGAGTAACCAAAAATGTTCTAAAGGAAGATGCTGCAAACTACACCTGGAACGTGAACTCCTGTTTGCCTGGTGGTCAATGAGATCTCTTTTTCCCTCCGGAGAAACATCCTCTCATCTCCTTCATGggttatattttttaactttaagaaatcatggctggagctagagagatggctctgcacttaggagcatttgctgctcttgcagaagatacGGGTTcctttctagcacccacatggcatctcacaataGTCTGTCACTTCGGTTCTGGCCTCCATCAGTACCAGGCATACCGCGGTGcatatacagacatgcaggcaaacacacatacacatcaaataaaataaatagacctTTTAAAAAGTATGGATATTTTTAAGGTTAGCATGCGAAATAATGGCCCTAACCATGGCATCTTCTCACATCGATGGCATTACATTTGCTCTCGTTTATTCCGTGCCCTTATTGTACTCGGCCATACCTCCCACGGGTTCGGTTTCTTTCTGCAGTAATTCCCCCTTTCGCTTTTTTGTTACATGGATCTTATTACTTGATTTCCCCCTAGCTTCCTTAAGCACTCATCCCTCTTGGGTCCCCTTTGTAGTTTCAtgacccacaaacacacatatttaagcatatacatatataaacgcACAGATACGTAGTTTTAAATCTAGAGTCTACGTGTAAGTGAGAACATCATTTAGTATTCTGCTCCTGGTAAAAATTTGCCTTGGTTTATTTGTATGAACACATTCTACTTACaacaaatcttttttattgttttattatacttatttactgtgtgtgtgtgggggggggggtgccacaATGTGTGCACGGCGGTTGGAACCAGTTCTCTCCATGCACTATGTGAGTTTCAGGAATTGATGTCACTTtctcaggcatggtggcaagtgctttaatcTGCTAGGGTGTCTCACAG contains these protein-coding regions:
- the Insl6 gene encoding insulin-like peptide INSL6, whose product is MKQLCCSGHVLWLGLVLSAFSQEQESKPRKLCGRHLMVEIIKLCGQTDWSQFEMDDQTPLTHLAHHSLQTEVKTFSPDQIPSSAWGRFTNPVPISASQEKAINTWEPWVPPDYQFEESSLLPEKTEKFSSRDVYPNVERVKLQEKRRNKIDAFSSLFWGIHPQRKRRGFSDKCCLKGCTKEELAVACLPYVDF